The stretch of DNA cctcccagttgcACCGCTTCCTTCTTTGCCACTGCAGCACCTCCTACAATTAGATCTACTCACAGGCCAAGCAATGGGTCCGCTGTGGCGGGGCCCACAGagttttctcccagtgcctcgctggcccagtctgactctacCCCCAACCATTCTACATACCTTGtattaaattgtcccttgtgtcatttccctcttttctttatcttgttggtcagtctcttcactatggcttttatcccaatatctatttgtgcacccccctcccaccgaGTCTGCCTCCAACTTTAGTTGTCGGAATTTGCTCAGCTTTTTCTCCCTGCCTTACCAGTTGGTAATTGCCGGACTATTGTGTTGACTGAGGTAGCCCCGGTACATTGTGTTTCCATCTGCTGTGGCCCTCAGGTGGCCAAAGTATGTTTATATGGGGGTCATACACACTGAGAtggtggggtggacactgaaggcattgtaatgtgcctgtcaccatgtgtaggacccctgtagatgaaacagatcagggctggaactaggggtaggtggagaggcacgtgcctagggcgcaatggtgtgggggcactaggaatgtatctcttttgtcgcccctttacccctgggccctgtgactgcacctatgcgcatactggtttattcacgcaccgtaaatgaacaaaaatgtgcaaattaacacacgcaggggaggggcaaggtgcccgGCACTGGTGTAGGTAGGCATTAAACTTTGCTGTCGGGGAGGGGTCAGTTGTCGTGGTGGTTTTTCATAAATGATACTAGGCGGCGGGGAAACAATTTCGTTACAGCGCCtaaagtaaaggtgtgtaatgggacccttcattctgctggctgctgcaccctggcaacagagcaaatgggaaatagctctgttttttgttaaccctacatgttttgggggcattaagtattattaacatgtatttgtaaaccgccaatatattctgcagggttgtacaataaatgcatgtatacattaaacatacaagaaaccatacaaaccgacctataacaagtacaatagctatagagggcccgacccaaaggagctcccatctaaagaaaggtattggcactagtgatgagcaaatttattcgttaggcatggattcacagtgaaattatacatttcgtaattggtaaaatttttcgttaaactggggaaaaaactgaccacaacaaaaataacaataattttgatatatttggagacaatagttgtgttaaaaaataaagtgcgtgaaaaaaaaggcacgatagtaaaattgagaaaaaaatgcccattgactgatttgagtgtgaaaaaagttgcacagcaaaaaaagttgtcggtaggaatcagaaaaaccactcattgactttaatgtgtttggaatgagaataaaaaatagttgtatgcgaaaaaacatcacgtctgcatgtcaagaattagcatttgacaaatttttacttttttagttgtaatattggtgtgtagggaacAGGGTTTCTCcagcttgggtgctattctcatgcctaccacaaggaggggctactgagaacatttggcaacacaaaagatttctgagccctttctgaactctatcatgctgagatcttcaggtacaacataaggcagcctacaggagacctgctttttggaagggtaaggggtctggggtttcagagatcagtgtatttaatggatttgaagctatggttctcactgcttctcactgtgtgtataattagtgtattttgtgtggtgttaacaaagtgttcatttcccatttcccagtctttcaggcatttctggagttaatggactgcgtATTCCCCATTTTCCAGCAACAATATgacatgtgtggagttaatggaatgcttattgccctttttccaaggatcgtaccggcatgtgtggagttaatggaatgcttattgccctttttccaaggatcgtaccggcatgtgtggagttaatggaatgctaattgccctttttccaaggatcgtaccggcatgtgtggagttaatggaatgctaattgccctttttccaaggatcgtaccggcatgtgtggagttaatggaatgtttattgccctttttccaaggatcgtaccgacatgtgtggagttaatggaatgctaattgccctttttccaaggatcgtaccggcatgtgtggagttaatggaatgctaattgccctttttccaaggatcgtactggcatgtgtggagttagtggaatgtttattgccctttttccaaggatcgtaccagcatgtgtggagttaatggaatgtttattgcccattttccaaggatctttccagcatgtgtggagttaatggagcggtacatcagggtaggggcccatttctggccagactatacaggtgggggcacataccatgagcaggagagaaggaggatcagagaggagctgcagggggtgagtatggagagaaatccctctatattaacccttagcagtgtgtttgctccctgctgtctctcttcagccccctctgcctctgcccctaccaactccctggtaaggatgatggcacactaggagattagtcgcccgcagtaaatctgcgctaccgccggcgactgctctcctgaaaatgctttcccattggcagtaatgtaaatcactggggggaaacgtacgcgctgcttccggtttctcaagtcgcccaaagattccccgcgaggcaacttaggaaagcggaagcgcattgtaggtttccccaccggcgatttccattattgcctgtgagaagggaactagggacgtttcttcgcccgcggtatctcagtttatcgtgggtaagaaaacgccctgtgtgccggtgccctaacccattaatagtttatcatttcctgctacacatttacaaagcctcttttgcctctgcccccagacatggcactattaacccctTGATGCCACCTTCTCTCTAAATCTCCAGTGCCCTCCCTATAAACTCACTGTTTCCCTGACCGCTATTCTGATAACTCCCTTCCACCTCTCCCACCAAACGTAACCTTCTTTCTCTGTCACGCTTCTTTCCCAGCCCcaaagtgccactgtgccaccaacttgctcttcttttcccttcactatatattcaagggcatcagccatgaaatgtacatgtgtttttactttgctttctgttggcataatgtattatttgggcattatactttattattatacttattatattatatgtgtcacaacctcagggcggtgagttcccagacatagggcaggacccaaagagcaaacagttggtatcacaggatgaggcgtttattggagaaatggcaagtagccatcagcaggttcccataagccagtaggtggtagccagcctgcactcttgttccttagggagtagggaaatacacacagttggggggaatcttcttgccgcagctaaggtagattccagggaacacaggggagggggtcctgccgtagctaaggttacaccccagacaaaaggctccttggaactcttggcagccacctttgtagccagaaagggagcagcccctgtcgtaaaaccaaaacaggatttggctccttctgccaacccaaaggcagcttccagaggggccaatcatagctaatcccactgggcctatgggaagccacctagggagcatgcccagttcagtcttttgcatttactagacagagcactgctctcacaaggggtaactatgtgtattgtgtcactatggggtctggctctgtgtgccctcacaataggggcaattacatggggagggccagaaagagccggctggctacacacaatacacacctagatgagattaacctacacaatgcatctgctacaacaggtaggagggggcagggggtacatttcagcataaacagaaatatataatagtttcatccaacttatacagtttgttatgtcacatttCTCCCCCTTCCCAAATAGTGAGCCTGCTGGGGGCCTACACAGGTTCCCAGCAGCCTCACTAGCCAATTCCCATAAAGCAAAAGTCTTTAGTTCCTTGGGGGGGGCAGATTGGCAAAACAGGAATAACAAGATGAGGTGTAAACAGAACCCACAGGATCTAAGAGGGATATTTCAGGGTGGCCATCATTAACCCTCTCTCCTCCATATGGGCGACCCTGTAATGTCACAGTTCTGGCCTCCAGGACAATAAAAGGGCCTTCCAGGGAGAAGGGAACAATCCCAGGTGGTACAGTCTGTATTCCCCCCCCAAGCAGTCAGGCCAAGGTGACTCATCTTCAAGTGACCCCAATGACCAGTGAACCCCAAAGAGTATTAGACAAATGTTTATCCCCCTGTATTTTCTTTAATTCTAAGTTCCACCCAACCTCTCTCAAGGCCCCGGTCCCTGTAACATTACACAATGGGGGACCCCTCCATCTGGGAGATATTGTAGGGACAGCACGGGGACTCACCAGTGTTTTATTTCTCTGTGGGGTAATTctctggccttgttgtctgccagAGGGGGTTTCCGGAACAACTGCCCTGGTTACACGTTGTGCTTTTCGGGTGCCCCTTACTCCATTCCCAGAACTGACTGCTCTGATAGACATTGGGGAATCCTGAGCAATGCTTTCCTCTTGGTCCTGTTCCTGGTCCTCTCCAGCCAGCAACAACTCAGGTAGTGGGGAATCCTCATCTCTTCCCTCCTTGGAGTTTTTTTCAAACTGAGCAGCTCCAGGCTCCACACAATTAgggatttcacttggggaggcctcagcctctgccaagcctttaaagtggcagcacccactctccggttctgccagcccaggggtaacacaaccactgaACTCCATACAGACTGGGATTTCACTTGGgaaggcctcagcctctgccaagcctttaaagtggcagcacccactctccggttctaCCAGCAcaggggtaacacaaccactgaactctaaacaaacagggttttcactcagggaggcctcagcctctgccaagcctttaaagtggcagcacccactctccggttctgccagcccaggggtaacacaaccactgaactctaaacaaacagggttttcactcggggaggcctcagcctctgccaagcctttaaagtggcagcacccactctccggttctgccagcACAGGGGCAACGCAACCACTGAACTCCAAACAAACAGGGTTTTCActcggggaggcctcagcctctgccaagcctttaaagtggcagcacccactctccggttctgccagcccaggggtaacacaaccactggactccatacagactgggatttcacttggggaggcctcagcctctgccaagcctttaaagtggcagcacccactctccggttctgccagcccaggggtaacacaaccactgaACTCCTCACAAACAGGGATTTCCCTTGGGCACCATAATAAAGTTGTTTGGGAAGCTTCTTGTTCCTCCCCCACCCCGGCACTgactgtactggggggtaagtgAAAGTCTTTTGGACCTACAGTACCAAGACATGGCTGTGCCtgctgaaaaccacaaaaagatggTGCACATACCCTCAGTGCTTCCTTGCGTTGGTTTTCCAATTCCTGGATACTCCCATACTCTTTTATCAATTCCAGTTCCTGATACACCAGGTCAGCAAGCCAGTCCCTCCGTTCCTCTGTATCATTCATTCCTATATAAAAGAAGCGCTGTGCATAGAGGGTATGGAATTCCCCCTCTGGGTTACCCACAAAGGTGCTATAGTCACAGAAATTCAGCCTCTCCCATTGGCCGTGCCATTCCGCCAAGCTACAGGGAAGCGGGAGCACTGTATAGGGACTgtgccaatatctcccacctggtTGGTGCATGGTGCGCTGCAGAACATAGTACCCATCCTCCAGGTCTGCCTCTCCTGCCACTAACTGCCCTACTCCATATGCCAGACCCTCATCCCCAGATAGTCCCAGTGACTCACATCTCAGCAAGAACAGGGTCCTCTCTCTGGGATCAGTAGGGATCTCTGGAGTCCGGGAGTAATCCATGCAAGCGAAGAGATCCAATGGGTCAGTGTAGAATCCAGGTGGGGTGCTCATGGTGCCTTTTGGGTCCTGGGGTCCAATCCCACCGCTGCCACCAAattatgtcacaacctcagggcggtgagttcccagacatagggcaggacccaaagagcaaacagttggtatcacaggatgaggcgtttattggagaaatggcaagtagccatcagcaggttcccataagccagtaggtggtagccagcctgcactcttgttccttagggagtagggaaatacacacagttggggggaatcttcttgccgcagctaaggtagattccagggaacacaggggagggggtcctgccgtagctaaggttacaccccagacaaaaggctccttggaactcttggcagccacctttgtagccagaaagggagcagcccctgtcgtaaaaccaaaacaggatttggctccttctgccaacccaaaggcagcttccagaggggccaatcatagctaatcccactgggcctatgggaagccacctagggagcatgcccagttcagtcttttgcatttactagacagagcactgctctcacaaggggtaactatgtgtattgtgtcactatggggtctggctctgtgtgccctcacaataggggcaattacatggggagggccagacagagccggctggctacacacaatacacacctagatgagattaacctacacaatgcatctgctacaacaggtaggagggggcagggggtacatttcagcataaacagaaatatataatagtttcatccaacttatacagtttgttatgtcacaataTGAtgctggcactgcatatatactgactgtgtgccctgtgggcattatacatggtgttgacgctgcatatattctggctgtgtggcctgtgggcattatacatgatgttggcactgcatatatactggctgtgtgccctgtgggcattatacatgatgttggcactgcatatatactggctgtgtgccctgtgggcattatacatggtgttagcactgcatatttacactggctgtgtttcctgtgggcaatatacataatgttggcgctgcatatatacaggttgtttgccctgtgggcattatacattatgttggcactgcatatatacagg from Xenopus tropicalis strain Nigerian chromosome 8, UCB_Xtro_10.0, whole genome shotgun sequence encodes:
- the LOC100488381 gene encoding uncharacterized protein LOC100488381: MSTPPGFYTDPLDLFACMDYSRTPEIPTDPRERTLFLLRCESLGLSGDEGLAYGVGQLVAGEADLEDGYYVLQRTMHQPGGRYWHSPYTVLPLPCSLAEWHGQWERLNFCDYSTFVGNPEGEFHTLYAQRFFYIGMNDTEERRDWLADLVYQELELIKEYGSIQELENQRKEALRVCAPSFCGFQQAQPCLGTVGPKDFHLPPSTVSAGVGEEQEASQTTLLWCPREIPVCEEFSGCVTPGLAEPESGCCHFKGLAEAEASPSEIPVCMESSGCVTPGLAEPESGCCHFKGLAEAEASPSENPVCLEFSGCVAPVLAEPESGCCHFKGLAEAEASPSENPVCLEFSGCVTPGLAEPESGCCHFKGLAEAEASLSENPVCLEFSGCVTPVLVEPESGCCHFKGLAEAEAFPSEIPVCMEFSGCVTPGLAEPESGCCHFKGLAEAEASPSEIPNCVEPGAAQFEKNSKEGRDEDSPLPELLLAGEDQEQDQEESIAQDSPMSIRAVSSGNGVRGTRKAQRVTRAVVPETPSGRQQGQRITPQRNKTLVSPRAVPTISPRWRGPPLCNVTGTGALREVGWNLELKKIQGDKHLSNTLWGSLVIGVT